Proteins from a single region of Oncorhynchus tshawytscha isolate Ot180627B linkage group LG03, Otsh_v2.0, whole genome shotgun sequence:
- the snip1 gene encoding smad nuclear-interacting protein 1, translating to MDKERRHKRVESPVRDSKPKIKQEKLSPARPQRSRRSSSGSNGSPSPPPQRRRTSRSPPRAKGHSPGRRALGRRDRSPKNTGRSRSPPRGADVKIKREQGDHRGADRGADDHRRRDRNDKPEPSEPPVRRSRWEQADGPRESDRPRERKRGERERGGGGDRPRERESRSFQEQQAERQQHDNQRRDNRHRFEENDDGGQAFGQGTQEGGEGKDSPPGDKEKPNFELSGALTEDTNTFRGEVIKYNEPPEARIPKRRWRLYPFKNDEQLPVMYVHRQSAYLMGRQRKIADIPIDHPSCSKQHAVFQYRLVEFTRSDGTGGRRVKPYIIDLGSGNGTYLNNQRIEAQRYYELKEKDVLKFGFSSREYVLLHEFSDTAEVDARAEEDDEGLDA from the exons ATGGATAAAGAGAGACGGCATAAAAGAGTGGAATCCCCGGTGCGGGACTCAAAACCGAAAATCAAACAAGAGAAACTCAGCCCTGCTAGGCCCCAGAGATCACGCCGCTCGAGTTCGGGGTCCAACGGCAGCCCAAGCCCACCGCCGCAGAGGAGACGAACGagcag ATCGCCACCCAGGGCAAAAGGTCATTCGCCAGGTAGAAGGGCGTTGGGAAGACGAGACAGATCGCCCAAAAACACCGGCAGGAGCCGAAGCCCTCCCCGCGGTGCCGATGTGAAAATAAAGCGG GAGCAGGGTGACCACCGCGGTGCTGACCGAGGTGCCGATGACCATAGAAGGCGCGACCGCAACGACAAGCCAGAGCCCTCGGAGCCACCAGTGCGGCGAAGTAGGTGGGAACAGGCTGACGGACCCAGAGAGTCTGACAGACCCAGGGAGAGaaaacgaggagagagagagcggggtggaGGTGGAGACAGGCCCAGAGAGCGAGAATCCCGCTCCTTCCaggagcagcaggcagagagacagcagCACGACAATCAACGACGGGACAACCGGCACCGGTTTGAGGAGAACGATGACGGGGGACAAGCTTTCGGACAAGGTACCCAAGAGGGTGGCGAGGGAAAAGACAGCCCCCCAGGCGATAAAGAGAAGCCCAACTTTGAACTTTCCGGTGCGCTCACAGAAGATACCAACACGTTCAGGGGGGAAGTGATCAAGTACAACGAGCCCCCCGAGGCTCGCATCCCCAAGCGCAGGTGGCGACTGTACCCCTTCAAGAACGATGAGCAGCTCCCTGTCATGTACGTCCACAGGCAGAGTGCATACCTGATGGGGCGGCAGAGGAAGATTGCTGATATTCCCATCGACCACCCATCCTGCTCCAAACAGCACGCTGTGTTCCAGTATAG GCTGGTGGAGTTCACGCGTTCGGATGGAACTGGTGGGCGGCGGGTGAAGCCCTACATCATTGACCTAGGTTCGGGCAATGGCACCTACCTGAACAACCAGCGCATCGAGGCGCAGCGGTACTACGAGCTCAAGGAGAAGGACGTGCTCAAGTTTGGCTTCAGTAGCCGAGAGTACGTCCTGCTACATGAGTTCTCCGACACAGCCGAGGTGGACGCCAGGGCGGAGGAAGATGACGAGGGCCTGGACGCGTGA